One Desulfotignum phosphitoxidans DSM 13687 DNA segment encodes these proteins:
- a CDS encoding Gfo/Idh/MocA family oxidoreductase, which translates to MKQILQSYKTGDLWLADVPVPACKSGGVVIQTRNSFVSAGTERMLVDFAKKNLAGKALAMPDQVKKVLRKMQTEGIFSTLEKVQAKLDQPIPLGYSCAGVVAEAGPGVSGLCAGDRVACGGAGYANHAQYNYVPKNLVVRIPDAVSMEDASCATVGSIALQGVRQCDLGLGENVCIMGLGLLGLLAVQMMKAAGVRVIRVKDAAGSGTAHIEAGFIGAGNFTKAVLLPALKKQPDVHLNTLCTATGMNAGQTAGKEGFACATTDFQVVLDNEQINTVFVTTRHNSHARFVTAALAAGKHVFVEKPLCLTPEDLQTLHKSPPTPDASPLTPHSTPILMVGFNRRFSPHAAFIRDYFQGRLTPMMVNYRVNAGIIPPDVWVPHRR; encoded by the coding sequence TGGTCATCCAGACCCGGAACTCCTTTGTATCTGCGGGCACGGAGCGCATGCTGGTGGATTTTGCCAAAAAAAACCTGGCAGGCAAAGCCCTGGCCATGCCGGACCAGGTGAAAAAAGTGCTGCGCAAGATGCAGACCGAAGGGATCTTCAGCACCTTGGAAAAGGTGCAGGCCAAGCTGGATCAGCCCATTCCGCTGGGGTATTCCTGCGCCGGGGTGGTGGCGGAAGCCGGCCCGGGGGTTTCGGGCCTGTGTGCCGGGGACCGGGTGGCCTGCGGCGGGGCCGGGTATGCCAACCATGCCCAATATAATTATGTGCCCAAAAACCTGGTGGTCCGGATTCCGGATGCCGTGTCCATGGAAGATGCGTCCTGTGCCACCGTGGGCAGTATCGCACTCCAGGGGGTCCGGCAGTGTGACCTGGGCCTGGGGGAAAATGTCTGCATCATGGGGCTGGGGCTGCTGGGGCTTTTGGCCGTGCAGATGATGAAGGCGGCCGGGGTCCGGGTGATCCGGGTAAAGGATGCGGCAGGCTCGGGCACGGCACACATCGAGGCCGGGTTTATCGGGGCCGGCAATTTCACCAAAGCCGTGCTCCTGCCGGCCCTGAAAAAACAGCCGGATGTGCATCTGAACACCCTGTGCACAGCCACGGGCATGAATGCCGGCCAGACGGCGGGAAAAGAGGGGTTTGCCTGTGCCACCACGGATTTTCAGGTGGTGCTGGACAATGAACAGATCAACACCGTGTTTGTCACCACCCGGCACAACTCCCATGCCCGGTTTGTGACAGCGGCCCTGGCCGCGGGCAAGCACGTGTTTGTGGAAAAACCCCTGTGCCTGACCCCGGAAGACCTCCAGACCCTCCACAAATCCCCCCCCACTCCTGACGCCTCACCCCTGACTCCTCACTCCACACCAATCCTCATGGTCGGCTTCAACCGCCGCTTCTCCCCCCATGCCGCATTCATCCGCGACTATTTCCAGGGCCGCCTGACCCCCATGATGGTCAATTACCGGGTCAATGCCGGGATCATCCCCCCGGATGTCTGGGTCCCGCACCGCCGT